The following proteins come from a genomic window of Miscanthus floridulus cultivar M001 chromosome 2, ASM1932011v1, whole genome shotgun sequence:
- the LOC136536112 gene encoding uncharacterized protein yields MGSPLSLSLSAAVQALTAQNVATSIPPCRRRRPLRTQATGTVQCPIPRTRELRPCPSQPPPPPPPPPRPSPSRPRPAWRATPRHPPPSPALAARPPRRAPAAPLAHLAAPCRAPAAARAPPRLRAPARAACRARRAGPVRAAAAPTVEPAPLPPLPRPSPHRVAVPSRCWPLVGCSAEPPRPPLSS; encoded by the exons ATGGGTTCtccgctctcgctctcgctctccgCCGCCGTGCAGGCGCTCACTGCTCAGAACGTTGCGACGTCCATACCGCCGTGCCGTCGGCGTCGCCCTCTGCGCACGCAGGCTACAGGCACAGTACAGTGCCCCATCCCTAGAACTCGTGAGCTGCGACC TTGCCCTAGccagcccccgccgccgccgccgccgccgccgcgcccaagcCCGAGTCGCCCGCGCCCCGCCTGGCGCGCCACGCCGCGGCACCCGCCGCCCTCGCCCGCCCTCGCCGcgcgcccgccgcgccgcgcgcccgccgCGCCGCTCGCCCACCTCGCCGCGCCGTGCCGCGCGCCCGCCGCGGCCCGCGCCCCCCCGCGCCTGCGCGCGCCTGCCCGCGCCGCgtgccgcgcccgccgcgccgggCCCGTCCGAGCCGCTGCTGCTCCGACGGTCGAGCCCGCGCCGCTGCCTCCGCTCCCTCGCCCAAGCCCGCACCGCGTCGCCGTGCCCTCGCGCTGTTGGCCGTTGGTTGGCTGCAGCGCCgagccgccacgccctccacTGTCGTCGTAG